In Macrotis lagotis isolate mMagLag1 chromosome 8, bilby.v1.9.chrom.fasta, whole genome shotgun sequence, a single genomic region encodes these proteins:
- the LOC141495242 gene encoding HUWE1-associated protein modifying stress responses 1-like, which produces MEDKKEEGEAEIQEHGPEHWFTKWERQCLAEAEQEEQLPPELQEEAAAAQPEHKQQKLWHLFQNSATAVAQLYKDRVCQQQGLSLWVPFQNAATAVTNLYKESVDAHQRSFDLGIQIGYQRRNKDVLAWVKKRRRTIRREDLISFLCGKVPPPRNSRAPPRLTVVSPNRATSTETSSSVETDLQPFREAIALHGKTF; this is translated from the exons ATGGAGGACAAGAAGGAGGAGGGCGAGGCCGAGATCCAGGAGCACGGGCCGGAGCACTGGTTCACCAAGTGGGAGCGGCAGTGCCTGGCCGAGGCCGAGCAGGAGGAGCAGCTGCCGCCCGAGCTGCAGGAGGAGGCGGCGGCCGCGCAGCCCgagcacaagcagcagaagcTGTGGCACCTCTTCCAGAACTCGGCCACCGCCGTGGCCCAGCTCTACAAAG ATCGAGTATGTCAGCAGCAAGGACTGTCCCTCTGGGTCCCCTTCCAAAATGCAGCCACTGCCGTTACCAACCTCTACAAAG aaagcgTGGATGCCCATCAACGAAGTTTTGATCTAGGAATTCAAATTGGCTACCAGCGTCGCAATAAGGATGTGTTAGCATGGGTTAAAAAACGCAGAAGAACTATTCGTAGAGAAGACTTGATCAGCTTCCTCTGTGGAAAAGTTCCTCCTCCACGAAACTCTAGAGCTCCCCCAAGACTAACTGTAGTATCCCCTAATCGAGCTACTTCAACAGAAACTAGCTCATCTGTAGAGACTGATTTGCAACCCTTCCGTGAAGCCATAGCTCTGCAtggtaaaactttttaa